The Pan troglodytes isolate AG18354 chromosome 17, NHGRI_mPanTro3-v2.0_pri, whole genome shotgun sequence genome includes a region encoding these proteins:
- the LOC134808697 gene encoding ankyrin repeat domain-containing protein SOWAHC-like, which produces MAAGSSGTGMGWRGSPGWPSDRSQHCPRASSACARAAFTIPSLKQWSPKCSTGRAELGKGEPSPCTGRPERRRRRKSSPAPSAPTPDAGPQTSEDLEPPPHGCQEADRGSSWGATAPRPFRQNLSDLGRRSALPLKRNLCPGGSSLGAPPPRTRQRRVTLAAQGWLSRPRRRAVGLGELDQEARLAALGLRWGVDSLGGCRRASRPAGHSGLHHSLTCLRRHLALQAGASGHAGQLRQRASAAWEQQGQSYTALHLAAMYLGDGEAASGDIGRRCGYQGLHWEKGLPACESEHHRRD; this is translated from the exons atggcggcgggCAGCTCGGGCACCGGCATGGGCTGGCGAGGCTCCCCTGGATGGCCCTCAGATCGCTCACAGCATTGTCCCAGGGCTTCCTCGGCCTGTGCCAG GGCAGCATTCACCATCCCCTCCCTGAAACAGTGGTCCCCAAAGTGCTCCACAGGCAGGGCCGAGCTGGGCAAGGGGGAGCCCAGCCCCTGCACGGGCCGCCCTGAGCGGCGGAGACGCAGGAAGAGCTCGCCGGCTCCATCAGCCCCTACCCCAGATGCGGGACCTCAGACCAGCGAGGACCTGGAGCCCCCGCCCCACGGTTGCCAGGAGGCGGACAGGGGCAGCTCCTGGGGGGCTACCGCCCCGAGGCCATTCCGCCAGAACTTGAGCGACCTGGGAAGGCGCAGTGCCCTGCCCTTGAAGAGGAACCTGTGTCCTGGAGGCAGCAGCCTGGGAGCTCCTCCTCCGAGGACACGGCAGAGGCGAGTGACTCTGGCGGCGCAGGGCTGGCTTTCCCGTCCACGGAGGAGAGCTGTGGGGCTGGGTGAGCTGGACCAGGAAGCACGGCTGGCTGCTCTCGGCCTCCGATGGGGAGTGGACAGCTTAGGGGGTTGCCGCCGTGCCAGCCGGCCTGCTGGCCACTCTGGGCTTCATCACAGCCTCACCTGCCTGCGCAGGCACCTAGCACTGCAGGCTGGAGCTTCTGGCCATGCTGGTCAACTTCGCCAACGAGCCTCTGCTGCCTGGGAACAGCAAGGCCAGAGCTACACCGCCCTGCACTTGGCAGCCATGTACCTTGGAGATGGTGAAGCTGCTAGTGGGGACATAGGACGCCGATGTGGATATCAGGGACTACATTGGGAAAAGGGCCTCCCAGCATGTGAGTCAGAGCATCACAGAAGAGATTGA